A window of Oncorhynchus kisutch isolate 150728-3 linkage group LG10, Okis_V2, whole genome shotgun sequence contains these coding sequences:
- the LOC109897568 gene encoding interferon alpha-3-like: MAHQTITWMSAFLCLAQVFSMPMPCKLQRHLLGTTYILLRDMGGHFPLECLQENVIMAFPATAFASSGEPQLSSSGAKSIYETLKNIDTLFVTDELPTMWDQQKFEYFQNIIYRQIEESECMMGSVDTRDYLIRAKMLNNYFRNIAAGLKEKNFTYCAWEVVRKELLYTLEFILIHHSDSLLWSNRT; the protein is encoded by the exons ATGGCACATCAGACTATCACTTGGATGAGCGCCTTCCTCTGCCTCGCGCAAGTTTTCTCGATGCCCATGCCTTGCAAGCTACAACGACATCTTCTGGGAACAACCTACATTCTACTGAGAGACATG GGAGGTCATTTTCCACTGGAGTGCCTGCAGGAGAATGTCATCATGGCATTCCCAGCCACTGCTTTCGCATCCTCCGGCGAGCCACAG TTGAGCAGCAGTGGTGCTAAGTCTATATATGAAACATTGAAGAACATCGACACATTGTTTGTAACTGACGAACTGCCGACAATGTGGGACCAACAGAAGTTTGAGTATTTTCAGAACATTATCTACCGTCAGATTGAAGAGAGCGAGTGT ATGATGGGGAGTGTGGACACACGTGATTATCTAATCAGGGCAAAGATGCTGAATAACTACTTTAGGAACATCGCGGCTGGCCTAAAAGAAAAA AATTTCACTTACTGCGCCTGGGAAGTGGTTCGAAAAGAACTCCTGTACACCCTAGAATTCATTCTGATACACCACTCTGACAGCCTTCTGTGGTCCAACAGAACATGA